Genomic DNA from bacterium:
GCCAGGGCCATGATGGCCAGTACCAGCGCATACTCGACAGTCGTCAAACCAGCTTCATCGTACCACAGTCGCTTCAGCATGAACAGCCCCCAGGCAGGCGGTGCTGAACTCTGTATGGTCATCAGCATTATGGCACAACGACGCGCACGCCTGCACCGCGATTCCGCGCAGCCCTGGCGAAATACCGCCAGCTACGCATAGCCTGTGCGTAGCCGGCGCAGCCCCGCGTACGTAGTTGTGCGTATCTGCTGGGCCTGCGTCGGTCATGTCCCGCTCGAACCCAGGCAGGCCCCAGTGCCTGCCGCCGCGAAGCTGTACGGGCGAACAGGAGGCCTGACATGCTGCGCGCTACTGCCATCGTGGCTGCACTCGTCCTCGCCGGAGGTTCGGCCATGGCTCTGGAAGCTCACGTCGTCATGCGTAACGGCATCCCGACGCTGCTCATCAACGGGCAGGCGACCCCGCCCATGATGATCCAGCACCTGGGCGGCAACCCCGCCTCTGTCATGTCCTGCCCGGTCACAGCGACCTGGCAGCAGTTCAGCTACACCTTCGTGGCCCCATGTGACGACGACAACGTGGGGGCGCACATCCGCAACATCAAGCCCGTCGGCGACTGGTTCGTGGATGACGTGCGCGTGACCGAGGGGACGCTGGACGCACCGCTGTCGGACAACCTGCTGCAGGGCGGCGACTTCGAGGGGGACGAACTGCCCAAAGCCTGGGCCTACTTCGTCAACAACTCGACCGGCGCAGCCGTGGAGTGGGCGCTGGTGGCCGACAACCCCCGGCAGGGACAGAAGTGTCTGCGGGTGCGCATCACCCATCCCGGC
This window encodes:
- a CDS encoding Flp family type IVb pilin; translated protein: MLKRLWYDEAGLTTVEYALVLAIMALATFAIGAMIAARVRGSASTSVSASR